Part of the Rhizobium sp. WYJ-E13 genome is shown below.
CTTTCGCAATGAGCCAGCATCTCGCTCAGAATGGAACGGCCAATGTTGAAGCCGGGAATGGAGGCTTCTCCGCCGTGCAGACGCAGCATTGCCGACGAGATCGCTTCGATCGACTGGCCGCCCAACGGCCTGCGATGGAACCCGCCTCGCGAGAACCTTCCGACAAGCCTGTGCCCGGCCGCAACGGTCGCCGCCACGTAGAGCGTTCCCGGCGCAAACAGCATATCGACCTCGTCGCCCGGCCTGACGACTCCAACACAGCCGTTCCAGGCAGGGTGAAGGCAAACGCGCGATCCCTTCCCGCAAGAGAGCCCAAGCCCGATGGTAACGGCGTCCTCTGAGAGGACGCCCCTGACCCACGCGTTTCCCTCGATCAGGCCGCTGCTGAAGATGACGCCGTTGGCGGCCGAAAATGCCAACGATCCGCCAATCCTGCGGCCTGCCATCTGGAGGGTATCGAGCCGTGCGCCGAGCACGAGGTTCCGCAGGTCCTCAATCTCTCGCACTTGAAAAAGCTGCCAATGGTCCTCACGCGGTTCCACCGGCGGCTGCACCAGCACACCTGCCATGGCTGCCCCCAAGCTTCGTCGCAGTTCATGTGCAGTATGCCCGGAAATGGGCGGCGACCTCTATGCGCTTAGTGCCAATCTAATGGATGACCATGCGCGGGACCGTGCGTTGCGCCTGAGCCAGGGTTTCGCTCGGCAACTCGTCGAACATCTCGCGATACCAGCCAGCAAGCCGGCCCAGCTCGCTCACCCCCCACTGATTGGCGACGATTGCGATCGTGCAGGTCCGTTCGCTATCGCTGGCCAGTCCCTGCCTGATCCTGTGGAGCCGCAATCGTCGGACGTAGCCCTGCGGCGTATCATCGAAGATGTCTGCAAATGCCCGGAAGAGCGAGCGACGCGAGGTATAGGCAGCCGCGGCAATGTCATCGAGCGCAATGGGTTCCGCCAGATTCTCCACGATGAAGGTCCTGGCCCGCTCGACGATCTTGGCATGAAGGTTGCCGTTGGATCTGACGGCATGGTCGTGCGGCGGGCGCCCCAGATGCTCGATCAATGCCCTCAACAGCAGCGAACCGCTGTCCGTTCGCGACGATTGGCCGTCGTGGATTTTTGCGAACTGTTGCTTCAGCCCCGCGCGCACCTGCTGGGACAAAACCCTGCCGTGGACCCGCGTGCCTCCGAGCGTGGCCCGGTCGAGAACAAGTTCTTCCTTGGCCGCCTCGTGTTCCAACCGGTCCAAGGATATCGTCGCCGTCGCATAAAGGGCCCCTGCCGTATAATAGGCGTCATGTTCGTCCCCACCGTGGAAAACTCCGACAGCCCCGTTTTCCACCTCCCGCAGCCAATGTCGGCAAGCCCCCTCGAGGTGCAGGACGGCGCCGATCGTCAGGGCACTTGCAGACAGCGGCCCCCTGAGCGCAACCCGGCCCTGGATGCTGCCCCCGCTATACACAATGCCCTTGTGTTCGCAGAAGATCAGGCTTCCGGTCATCCTGCCTGCAGACATCTGGGTGGCCTCGATGCCAGCCCCGTGCACTGCGTCCCCGAGGTCCTCCACCCTCGAGATGGTCATGCGGTGCCACGGTGAAACGATCGACGGATTGCCTGTCATTGCAGCCCTCCCCATCTGCCGGCGTCGATTGAAGGATATAGGTCATGTGCTCGAAAGGAGAATGAGGTCCTGGGGCGCGCAGTAACCATGCCGGCAACCATGAATACGCCGCCCTCGGGATAGGTCATGACAACCGCCGGCGCCCGCCCCTGGCGGCTACCGCTGCAGCCTCCAGAGGAGGCAGAAAACGTGACCATCTTGACACGTGACTATTTAGTCACCTATTGTTGTCACATGGATGAAATCTTCAACGCCCTGGCGCATCCGCTCCGGCGCGAGCTTCTGGACCGCCTGCGCGAACGCGACGGCCAGACGCTGAGCGAGCTTGAGCGCGACCAGCCCGTCACCCGCTTCGGGGTGATGAAGCACCTCGGCGTGCTCGAAGACGCCCATCTCGTCGTGACCCGTAAGATCGGCCGGGAAAAGCTGCATTATCTCAATCCGCTTCCGGTTCAGGAGATCGCGGATCGCTGGATATCGCGCTTTTCTGCGCCCTTCGCCCGCACGATGAGCGACCTTAAAACCGCTGTCGAGAGAAGGGACGCGACCATGGCACCTGCTGCACCGAAACATGTCTGGGAAATGTTCATTCGCGCCACGCCGCAAGAGGTGTGGGCCATCCTGACCGATGACGAGACAACGCCGCTCTGGCAGCACTACAATATGACCTCGAAAACGGAATGGGTCGCAGGCGGCGCCATTACCTTCCATGTCGGCGACCGCGCGATGATCGTCGGAAAGGTCCTTGACATCGATCCGCCCCGCCGCTTCGTGCATTCCTTCAGCGCGCAATGGTCGCCCGATGTCGCCGCGGATCCAGCCTCGCGCGTGACCTGGCTGCTGGAACCCGTCGGCGACAAGGCCTGCAAGGTGACGCTGACCCATGACGATTTCGGCGGGGAAACCGCCACCAGCAAGGCCGTCGGCGGCGGCTGGCCGGAAGCGCTGTCGCGATTGAAGACGCTCGCGGAAACCGGCGAGCCTTTCTATGTGCCGGCCCCTGTGTCGGCCTGATCGGGAACGAACGGATGGTCGCTTCCGCTCTTATCGCGTCAAGCCTTCACTCGGCCGAGAATTTGACCGTCACCCCGCGCTGACGGAAATAGGCCTGCATCAGCTTCCTGCCGGACCGGTTGTTCTGCACGAGCCTGGCGGGGTCGAAGACGGCCTCTTTCAGACCCGCGCGCGCCAAGGCTGCCTTGAGAGCGGCAATATGCAGGTCGATATCCTCATTATCGGCCCGCAGTGACTCGTAAATGCGGTTCGTCGCATCTTCTACCGTCGGTTCGCTCACCGTTACTCTCCCTTTGTTTTCTGGCGCTTGCCGCCCATCTCGGCCCGATCCTATTAAGGCGAAAAATGCCTTCGTCAATCTGAGACCTGGCTGGAAAGCTGCGTTCGCCTCAAGAAGGCGGCACGCAAAGATGAAGGCGGGGTCATCTCCACGCGGCCTGCCCTCGCCCAACGAGGGCGATGCGCTGGCGCTGACATCAGCGCAGCCGGTGGCAAAGAAGCTGCGTCACCGGGCGGGACCAGGGTGAAGGCGGCGGTGGATTATGACCCGTATGCGTAGCGTGGGGGAATGGCGGATTTGGTGTGCGTTTGCGCGTGTGGCCCCCTCACCCTAACCTGACCGGGGTCGAAACCCGTGGCGGGGTGATCATTGAGCTTCGGTCATCTTTCAGGGTTCTCCAACCGTGCGCGCAAAGTCGCGTTCTCGGTTTCCAATCGCTGCGGTTGTTCACGGAGAGGAGCGACAGCTTGTTCAACCTGCTGTTCGTTGCAGCGCGGCATGATGTGCTGTGGGCAATTGGATAAGGCATGCCTGTTCTCCCTGCCCAGGCAGGCTCGCATCGTCGTCTCACGGTGCGAGCCCGGATCTATCTTTGGATAGCCGAAATCAGTGCTTGGCATTTATATCCTTGAGATCACCGAGAGCAGACATCAGTCCTGCAAGGCCCAGTCTGCGACCTGCCAACGCATCTCCCCACGATCGGCGACGACACGGCCGAGCCCAGGGAACGGCATGTGCGTGGCAGCGATGAGTGCGCCCTCCGACGCGGCGCGCGGAAAGAAGCGATCACGCATGGCTTTCGCAGCGGCACGGTCCTGCTCAAACAGGAAGAACACGTCGGTCGCGGCCGGATGGACGACCGGAAAGACCATATCCGAAACCATGATCATGCTCTTGCCGCCATCTTCGACCCGCACGCCGATATGGCCGGGTGTGTGGCCGGTCAGGTCGACGATCGAAACACCGCGCATGATCTCGCGCTCTCCGTCGATCGCTTGGAGCCTCGGATATAGCCGCACGACCTCCTCCGTCATCTTGAAGCTCGCCTGCAGGTAATCAGGCGCGCCGTTGCGCTTGGCCGGATCGGTCCAGTGAGTGATGTCGCGACGATCGATGTAAAGCTCGGCTCCGGGGTAGTTGTTCTTGCCTCCCAGAACCAGCCCGCCCATGTGGTCCTGGTGCATATGCGTCACGATGACCGCGTCGATCTTGTCGGGCTGCAGACCGAGCGCGGCGAGTGCCTGTGGTAACTGTCCGGTCTGCCCGATCGAACCTGCCGCACCGGCGTCGATCAGGATGCGGCGCTCACCATCCTCGACGAGATATTGGTTGAAGAGAAACCGAACCCCACTCGGCCGGGCCGTAAACTGTGCGCTTGCCGCCCTCTCGACCTCGGACGCTGAGCGCCCCGGAAAGTAGTCATAGGGCATATCGGCATACCCGTCCGTCAGTGCCGTCACGGTGAACCGACCGATGCGGATCTGTGCGAGCGGGTTCACCGCAACAGGCGCCTTGGCAGCTTCCTGCGTCGCCGCACGGGCGGTGGTGTCGCCGAGCAGGCCTCCACCGAGGAGGCTTCCCCCGATGAGGCCGAGAGGCAGGGCGCCGGCAAAGGCGCGACGTGAAAGTTGAGGCATGACATCTTTCTCCGGGATCAGTAGCACGATGGGAGCTACCTCGAGCCCCTTGACGACGCGGATGCTATGACATCCGCAAACAACGCGGTATCGTGGCAATGTGGAAACATTCTTCCCATTTTATGGAAGGCTTCGATGGATCGTCTTGATGCGATGGCGGTGCTATTGGCGGTGGTCGACGCCGGCAGTCTTTCTGCCGGGGCACGGCGGCTGAATACGCCGCTCGCCACGGTAAGCCGCAAAGTGGCCGATCTTGAACAGCATCTCGGCGTCTGCTTGGTCGTGCGCACCCGCCGCGGCCTCGCCTTGACGGAGGAAGGGCGCGCCTTCGTCGCCGCGTCGCGTCGTATTCTCGAGGACCTGGACGCGGCGGAGCGACAGGCCAGCGGCGATTATGGAGCGCTGCGTGGCGGGCTGCACGTGACCGCGCCGATTGCCTTCGGCGAGCGCCATCTGCTGCCAATTGCGCTCGAATTCCTCAAGGAGCAACCCGATATCAACCTGCGGCTGACCCTGAGTGATCGGCAGCTAAGTCTGGCGGATGAGCAAGTCGATGTAGCCCTACGGATCGGGCACCTGCCGGACAGCGCGATTATCGCAACACGGGTTGGTGTCGTCCGCCGGGTGATCTGCGCGAGCCCTGACTATCTCGCCCGCCGAGGAGTGCCGCGTCAGCCGCAAGACCTCGCCCCGCATGATGGCATAAGCTTCCAGGGCTTCGAGACCGCCCCGGAATGGCGATACCGCCGGGACGGCGCGGCCTTCGCCGTCGAGCCGCGCCTCAAACTCGCAGTCAACACGACAGAGGCTGCCATTCAGGCTGCGCTGGCCGGGATCGGCATTATTCGCGTGCTTTCTTACCAGATCAACGAACATTTGCGCTCTGGGGCTCTGCAGGAATTGTTGGCGGAGTTCGCACCGGAGCCGCTACCCGTCAATGTTATTCACGGACCAGCCGATCCGCTGTCGCTGAAGGTGCGATGCTTCCTTGACTGGATCGGCCCACGCCTGCGCGCGCGGATGGCATCCTAGCGTTCCGCCTATCAGACGCGCCTCCGTTGATGGCTGTCAGGCTCACTGATCGTCGATCGTCCTGCATGACGACGCGCTGGCGCTGGACTTTGCGCAAGCTATGTCACGGGGTGATGTCTATGGGCAGATGGGCGGTACCGGGAGAGGATTAGACCAGCGGCCGCAGCAGGCTAATCACAATATACGGCGCCGATTTTATCCACAGGTTTATTTCTGGATTCCAGGCGTAAAAAATCCCGCAGAAGCTGGATTTTTTGCAGCGAACAGCCAAACTAATCCAACTGGTCGAATTGCTGCGCTTCGTGCCCGGGCGTCTAATTGTGATGTCGCGGTGGAGGGCACAGATGAGACAAGCACCGGGGCTGGGGCTCGTCTTGGTGCTGGGTGGCGAGCCCCAATATCTTCGCCAGTGATCTGATAAACTGCGTTAGAAAAAAGACTGCCTCGGGGGACGCTAAAGGATGAACTCCATCTTCAGAAGGTCCGCCAATGCCGCCATTGCTCGATGCCGACGACCCAAACAGCCTTGATATCGTCTGCGATGTCATCCTGGTAGACTGGTATAACGCAGGCGTAGACACCTTCGATATCAGAGACTTCCGGGAGGAAATGGAGCTGCACTATCAAGAGGTGGGCAGGCCCGTCCCTGCAGAGATTGCCGATCCCCAAAAACTCGTTCCAACCCTGCGGCTGCTGCAGGCGCGCATGCACATCGTCAAGCCGACGCGGATTACCGGTATCGAGTGGCAATTCCTGCGAAATGGTAACGGTAACGGGGATTGAAGGCGCAAGGGTGTGACAATATCAAGACTCCCGTCGGTCACTCCGGCGGCTTGACTCCCAGACCGAACGGAACATAATAAGAACATCTTACAAGGTGAGCGGGTCGCGCGGCTACGCCCTTGTTACACGCCCATAAGCGTTGCGCGGTATGCCAGAAACGTCACCAGTGATCGAAAAGATCCGAAGATCGGCCTCATCGCTCCGGGTCTGGCAAAACAGCGGGCTTTAGATATGCGCACGCGTTCCAGATTAATTTAAGCTGTGGCAGCTAGACGGCATCACATTGGCTTAATGATGCGTTATCCTTTCTGGCCCAAGGTGGACTTAAGCGCGGGAGGTAGAATGTCCGACTTTCTTGAATATTCTTTCCGCATTATCGGACCGAAGCCCGAGACGATCGCTATGTCTCGTCTGGCCGCCTACATGACTGAGCTTGCGAAACTTATTGGCGCGTCCGAGCAGGTTCATTTCAAAGAAGTACGTGACAAGAGCGTTAGCATCGTTGCCCTGGCTGATGAAGAATTGGTCGCCTTCATATCCCCTCGGATCCGGGAGGCCGCTCTTAATGACAATGACACGGATGCAGCGGCTCCTTGGCGCAAACTCAACGAGTACCTCGCTGAAGACGGGTGGACGGCCGAGATGCCGTTGCCCAAAGGTGGAGAGTTGATTTCTTTCCCAGGAGTGTCAAAAGCATCGAAACCTATTCGTATCGTTAATCAGCACACGTCGGTGCAAGGCAGGCTAATTCGTATCGAAGGAGCCGGGGATAAAATTAAGGTCGGCCTCGAAATTGACGGTGACCTGAATGCTCGCATCTCCATTGACTCTGTCCACGCCATATCGTTGGCTAGGCTCTTTCATCAATATGTCAGGGTGAGTGGTGACGGGAAGTGGCGGCGCGATACATCAGGGAAATGGTTCCTTGACAACCTCGCAGCAACATCCTTTGACGCCCTCGATGATGAGCCGCTCGTCGATACTCTTGAAAAACTGCGGGAAATCCTGCCCGATGAGGGCGGAGAGAATCTTATCAAAGCGCTGAATGAGCTACGCCGAGCATGATTGTCGTTGATTCAGTCTTTCTAGTCCTGATGATCGACCCCGAAAGCACGCAAGACAACGGTCGCGTCGGCAAGGTAAGACATTTCGTGCAAGGGCTATCCAAGACAAATAGCGTCATAATGATCCCGGCACCGGCAATAGCCGAACTGGTCGCTGGACGAGCGCAAAAAATCGAAGAGGTTGTCGAGACGATCAGGCGTCTCAAGGGTTTTACAGTTCAGCCGTTTGACGAAGTTATTGCCATCGAGACTGGAGAGAGGATCGCTTTTCATCAGGCCAACTTGAAACCGCAGGATCGCGCCGCGCACTGGAAGGTGACGATGAAATACGATGCTATGATCGCTGCAACAGCCATCGTAAGAGGCGCAAGCGATCTATACACTGACGATCCAAATTTAGGAAAGTATCTTAAAGACACTTCCGTAACGCTGCGTCTTATCGACGACCTACCTTCTCCACCGGAAGACCCGCAGCAAAAGTTCGACTTATAAACGCTTGCCGATCTTGGATCATCATGCAGACCCCTCTTCCCTCAATTCTGCGGCCTCGGCCCAGCCCAAGGATGCCCCTGCCTCTCAGTTATTTCTGCAGATTCGACGTCAGGGCCGTGTCGTACCGTTTTCACAATTTCGCGATGGCGTCGGCATCCGGCGAACTGCTTTGCGCGATGAGATTACGAGTTTCTTGAGGTAATGTTCGTATCCGGGCAGTGAGGCTGTCATGATCATTTTCGCCGTCCTGCCGCGGACGCAGCCTGCTCTTCTCTATAGCATGCAATTTTCCTGCGTCGACTGCGAACCAGCCTTGTCGGCATCTTTCGGCATTTCGCTGGAAAGCGCGGGTCTGCCGCGATAAGAACTTCGAAAGTTCGGCGCCCCCATGTGGGTTCAAACCCTGCCCCGAAACCCGACGAAAACGGTGCGCCAGCGCCCTACCCTGAGACCTCGCCTACCCCGGCGAGACGTCAGGCCCTCCGGCGGCTCTTTGAACCAGGCGGGCGACCACTTCAGTGCGGTTCTGCGCCTGCAGCTTGCGCATGATATGTTGCAGATGCATCTTCACCGTATGCCCCGACAGATTGAGTTTTCCGGCAATCACCTTGTTCGAGCAGCCGCTCTGCAACGCTGCCAGCACATCCGCTTCCCGCGGCGTGAATTCGGCGATCGCCAGGTATTGCGTCCTGTCATCCAGGCGTTTTTCGGCCTCGCTTCTCGCCGGAACATGCTCGTTCGCGCCGTTTGTCACCGCGCCCAACAACTGCGGGAAGAATGTTCCTCCTGCCAGAACGAGACGAAGACCGGCAAGCGCGATGTCGATGGGAAGCGAAGTCGAGAAAAAGCCGCGGATACCCATCTTGAGCGCCTGACGGGCTATGTCGACGTCGTCGGTTCCTGAGAGCAACGTGATAGGTGCCTCGGGAAACCGTGCAGCAATTGCCGCGAGATCATCTCGCAGGCTGGGGCTCTCGACACTTCTGCCGGCCAGATCCAGTGCGATCAAACGCACCTCGGCTCCAAGAGCCCGATCAAGGCTCTCGGTCGAGATCAGGTCGATAAAGTTCCACCCCGCGAGCTCATGCTGAAGA
Proteins encoded:
- a CDS encoding helix-turn-helix domain-containing protein; this translates as MAGVLVQPPVEPREDHWQLFQVREIEDLRNLVLGARLDTLQMAGRRIGGSLAFSAANGVIFSSGLIEGNAWVRGVLSEDAVTIGLGLSCGKGSRVCLHPAWNGCVGVVRPGDEVDMLFAPGTLYVAATVAAGHRLVGRFSRGGFHRRPLGGQSIEAISSAMLRLHGGEASIPGFNIGRSILSEMLAHCERDDGFPAFIEHAPHERVILSARDYVGEHLVEPIRVRDLAAACDVSVRTVYRSFLEVLGETPNSYVRRLRLHRIRRDLLSDQRTTIVASSNRWGIGEHGRMSGWYRDVFGEQPSATLVARHRRELSQTWL
- a CDS encoding helix-turn-helix domain-containing protein; protein product: MTGNPSIVSPWHRMTISRVEDLGDAVHGAGIEATQMSAGRMTGSLIFCEHKGIVYSGGSIQGRVALRGPLSASALTIGAVLHLEGACRHWLREVENGAVGVFHGGDEHDAYYTAGALYATATISLDRLEHEAAKEELVLDRATLGGTRVHGRVLSQQVRAGLKQQFAKIHDGQSSRTDSGSLLLRALIEHLGRPPHDHAVRSNGNLHAKIVERARTFIVENLAEPIALDDIAAAAYTSRRSLFRAFADIFDDTPQGYVRRLRLHRIRQGLASDSERTCTIAIVANQWGVSELGRLAGWYREMFDELPSETLAQAQRTVPRMVIH
- a CDS encoding SRPBCC family protein, producing the protein MSDLKTAVERRDATMAPAAPKHVWEMFIRATPQEVWAILTDDETTPLWQHYNMTSKTEWVAGGAITFHVGDRAMIVGKVLDIDPPRRFVHSFSAQWSPDVAADPASRVTWLLEPVGDKACKVTLTHDDFGGETATSKAVGGGWPEALSRLKTLAETGEPFYVPAPVSA
- a CDS encoding MBL fold metallo-hydrolase gives rise to the protein MPQLSRRAFAGALPLGLIGGSLLGGGLLGDTTARAATQEAAKAPVAVNPLAQIRIGRFTVTALTDGYADMPYDYFPGRSASEVERAASAQFTARPSGVRFLFNQYLVEDGERRILIDAGAAGSIGQTGQLPQALAALGLQPDKIDAVIVTHMHQDHMGGLVLGGKNNYPGAELYIDRRDITHWTDPAKRNGAPDYLQASFKMTEEVVRLYPRLQAIDGEREIMRGVSIVDLTGHTPGHIGVRVEDGGKSMIMVSDMVFPVVHPAATDVFFLFEQDRAAAKAMRDRFFPRAASEGALIAATHMPFPGLGRVVADRGEMRWQVADWALQD
- a CDS encoding LysR family transcriptional regulator, which translates into the protein MDRLDAMAVLLAVVDAGSLSAGARRLNTPLATVSRKVADLEQHLGVCLVVRTRRGLALTEEGRAFVAASRRILEDLDAAERQASGDYGALRGGLHVTAPIAFGERHLLPIALEFLKEQPDINLRLTLSDRQLSLADEQVDVALRIGHLPDSAIIATRVGVVRRVICASPDYLARRGVPRQPQDLAPHDGISFQGFETAPEWRYRRDGAAFAVEPRLKLAVNTTEAAIQAALAGIGIIRVLSYQINEHLRSGALQELLAEFAPEPLPVNVIHGPADPLSLKVRCFLDWIGPRLRARMAS
- a CDS encoding type II toxin-antitoxin system VapC family toxin, with the protein product MIVVDSVFLVLMIDPESTQDNGRVGKVRHFVQGLSKTNSVIMIPAPAIAELVAGRAQKIEEVVETIRRLKGFTVQPFDEVIAIETGERIAFHQANLKPQDRAAHWKVTMKYDAMIAATAIVRGASDLYTDDPNLGKYLKDTSVTLRLIDDLPSPPEDPQQKFDL
- a CDS encoding response regulator transcription factor, with the translated sequence MGRNAPTVIIIEHSTLARTTVVKLLQHELAGWNFIDLISTESLDRALGAEVRLIALDLAGRSVESPSLRDDLAAIAARFPEAPITLLSGTDDVDIARQALKMGIRGFFSTSLPIDIALAGLRLVLAGGTFFPQLLGAVTNGANEHVPARSEAEKRLDDRTQYLAIAEFTPREADVLAALQSGCSNKVIAGKLNLSGHTVKMHLQHIMRKLQAQNRTEVVARLVQRAAGGPDVSPG